GAATGGAAGCGGAGGCCTTGGTACGACTTAACTCCCCTGCATCAAAGGATAATACGCCCTTTCTTACTTTGTCCGTTTAACAGCTGGAGGGATCCCGAGTCTCTGTGTGTAGTGGGATTAGCTGCACTATTGTATCTCTGCTTTGAACCTCACTAGGTGGTGCCAGAGGGTGTGAACTAATGTAGCATTGCAAGGAGgtctgctgcatttttttttttttcattttttcctttttataaaaAAGCCCCTCTATTTACTCAGAGTAGGTTTGCTGGGCATGAGTGCACTTTTCAGGAACACCAGCTTCATATCCACACTCTCAGCAACAGCTACATAAAGTCACACCTGGGAGCTGTCGAGTGCAGGTATACACGATTCTGTCGAGGGCCAGCGAACACATATACTAAAAAGGAggatgttggggggggggggcttctcttcatcgggtttgtgttttttccccctcatatGGTGCAGGGATTTGGCCTGGCATCCTTCCAGCTAACGTGCAGGTTACTCCAGTCCCTGTGTGCAGCTTAAACTATCTGCAACCTGAGTGAGGGGGGAAAAACTCTTAAAGCCAGGTTCTGCATACGTTCCTGTTTTATTAATATGCTCTGTACTCTTACCTCAGTCACATGTATTTTTTAACGTTTTCAGATGGGCCCCGAGTTACATCATGTCTAAGCACGCATGCTTTGGGATCTGTTTTACAGGCCTAACTTATTATTTGTACTACTGAAATATTAATATTCATAGGTACTGGCCTGGTCAGCTGGTTATATGGCCCCGGTGTGCGTTCACTTGCAGAGCTCTAAGTGGCCAGCACAGCTAAAATCCCATTCTGATGCAAGAAACTGTAATTAATGGTGATGCAGCAGGACAGTAGTCATTACTGAAATTGCTAGCACAAAAGATAAAAGAATACTTCAAAGTTTTTTAATAAGTTCAGACAATGACCAATTGATTTCAGCACAAAGACCTCCAGCAGAAAGCAAATTGGCTTTTTTTTGTCCCCCAGTTTTTAACTTTTGAAGGAAGGCTGGCTTGAGTCTTTTGTTCGGGCACCTTCAGACAAGACAAATACAGTTATTCACTAAGCCAGAAGTTAAAATCATGTATCAGCGTTTTCCAAAGAGTCCTCTTGCCGTAGATGAGCACCACGGCAGCAACGGTCGTGTAGAGCGATGTGAAAAAGATTGTGAGAGAGAGGGTGCTCTCTTGGTGCGCCACAATTTTGTAGTTGACATACAGGTCTACCACGAGCAGGACAAGGAAGTTGGCCACTAGACCAAGAGCCATTTCGATTACCCTTATCTGAGTGCCCAGCTTTGGAGGGTGGGTTCCATTGGTGCCAACTTTCATGTGCTGGAGATGGATGGCCAGGTGAACAGAGATGGAGATGCAGCATTTCACCATGACCACCCCTGGAAATACATCAGAGAGGAGCAAGTACATGACTTGATAAACCTTCACAGAAGTGGTGTCAGAGAATACAAGTCCACAGTCTCCATTTGCTTTGTAGGTGATGTTGCCAACCGCGTTTCCAGCAGCTGCTGGGTTGCCAGCGTTAAACAACACAAGCATTGGCAAACAGGTGCCAAAACCAAACAGAGGGATGAGAATCACAGCTATGGTCACGTGCTTGACGATGACATCTTGGGCATGTGTGTAGCAGTGGTTGGGTTCGTGAACCAGTTTGGTGCTGTAGTAGAAAGTGAGAAAGCTGCTGTTCCACATGATGATGAACTTGAAGCTGAAGGTAAGCACCAGCAGGATAGCGTAGCCTATCTGGGCAATCTGGCAGTTACTGTCCACCTCATCCATGGTCATCCAGAAGTAGCAAGTCATCTGGTGAGCAATACTGGCCACCGACAGAGCCATGGTGATAGTTTCACAAGGCGTCCACTGCTTTTTCTCCTTGTAGTTCAACACACTCATCAAAGAGATATAGGAATTAAAAAAGACAGTGGTGATGCCCAGCACACCCGTCATTACCCAGAGGGGATATTTAATTAACACAAGCATAACCCCAAACTCTTCTGTGCCGTAAACTTTAACAAGGATACCGTAGTCTTTAAGTCTCCGTGCAACACTCAGCAGTCTGTGTGGGTTTCTGAAGTGCTTTGGTTTTGCTGCGTTCAAAGAGATGAcaagaagggggggaagaggaataataaattatatacacacactcaaAAATCAGATGattcttcatttctgtcacagaATTGAATCAGTCATAGCTTGTCAGAAGGGCCCGAGGAAAAGATTCACACATTTAGCATTTGAAATTCATTAAACAGATACAAACAGGCCCAATTAAAATCTTTGGTCAATGTTCGAATTTTATGCCAATTCTGAAATTTAAGGTGGTCACATGCAAAGCGAACAAGTGAGGTAAGAAGGTTAGAGTAATTAGTGTAGGAAATTCCTACACTAGCGAAGCTCACCTGGGTCAgatattgtgttttttattgccGTGAATCCAACTGAAGGTTTCTGCTTACGTTCTCTTTGCCTGTTAGTCGTGACAATACCCGGTCTGGCTCAATAACTTTGGTAGCAGCTGAGGaatcctttgttttgttttgtttattcaagCATTAATCCTTGCCTGGAGTTGTCTGCAGGATGCACACGCAAGGTGAAAGTCTTGGATCTAAGTTTTCTTTTCATGGGGATTTATATTTTCACATTGGGTACGATTTGCATCATCCCTGACCACAGGTAGTGGCGACAGCTGGTTTGCATTGACATGAGGTGGACAGGATATGTGCTCATTATACAcagatcaaaaaaataaataaataaataaagggacAATTTGAAAACATCAGATCTCAATGGGAATCGATGAGCTTCTGGACAGTCTGAGCTGCAACCTGGCAGCATTGTATGGACCAAAACACAATGTCCCAGAGATTTGCATCCATTCAGGGGTATCAATTCTTTCATTGTCATAGAACTGCCTGCATAC
This genomic stretch from Astatotilapia calliptera chromosome 12, fAstCal1.2, whole genome shotgun sequence harbors:
- the tas2r202 gene encoding taste receptor, type 2, member 202 isoform X1 yields the protein MLTCSPLPGGHEVLIYSSHWGFFQGNACNSLHKVYAGYLKAKPKHFRNPHRLLSVARRLKDYGILVKVYGTEEFGVMLVLIKYPLWVMTGVLGITTVFFNSYISLMSVLNYKEKKQWTPCETITMALSVASIAHQMTCYFWMTMDEVDSNCQIAQIGYAILLVLTFSFKFIIMWNSSFLTFYYSTKLVHEPNHCYTHAQDVIVKHVTIAVILIPLFGFGTCLPMLVLFNAGNPAAAGNAVGNITYKANGDCGLVFSDTTSVKVYQVMYLLLSDVFPGVVMVKCCISISVHLAIHLQHMKVGTNGTHPPKLGTQIRVIEMALGLVANFLVLLVVDLYVNYKIVAHQESTLSLTIFFTSLYTTVAAVVLIYGKRTLWKTLIHDFNFWLSE
- the tas2r202 gene encoding taste receptor, type 2, member 202 isoform X2 yields the protein MLVLIKYPLWVMTGVLGITTVFFNSYISLMSVLNYKEKKQWTPCETITMALSVASIAHQMTCYFWMTMDEVDSNCQIAQIGYAILLVLTFSFKFIIMWNSSFLTFYYSTKLVHEPNHCYTHAQDVIVKHVTIAVILIPLFGFGTCLPMLVLFNAGNPAAAGNAVGNITYKANGDCGLVFSDTTSVKVYQVMYLLLSDVFPGVVMVKCCISISVHLAIHLQHMKVGTNGTHPPKLGTQIRVIEMALGLVANFLVLLVVDLYVNYKIVAHQESTLSLTIFFTSLYTTVAAVVLIYGKRTLWKTLIHDFNFWLSE